The following is a genomic window from Synergistaceae bacterium.
CGGAAATCATGTCCAAGAAAATAAAACAGATGCAAAAATTCTTTATGTAACTGCAGAAAATTTTACAAATGATTTTATTTCCGCAATTAGAAATAAGAGTTTTGCTTTTGAGGATTTTCGTTCTCGTTATCGTAATCTTGATGTTTTAATGATAGACGATGTCCAATTTTTAGGCATTGGGGATAAGGGTGCTACACAGGAAGAGTTGTTTCATGTATTCAACACACTTTACAACGCGAAAAAACAAATAGTTATAAGCTGTGATAGCCCTCCAAAAGAAATAAATGGAATTGAAGAAAGGCTGGTTTCTCGTTTTGGGTGTGGTCTTGTTGCAGACATACAGCCACCTGATTTGGAAACGAGAATGGCAATACTTCAACAAAAAGCTGAAGACAAAAAGTATAATATTCCAGAAGATGTAATTATATTTATAGCGCAAAATATTCCAAGCAATATTAGAGAATTAGAAGGAGCTTTGAATAAAACTGTTGCATGCTCTGAATTTAATAATGAACCAATGTCAATTGAAAATGTTTCTTTATGGTTGAAAGATCTTTTAAGAGACTCAAATTCAGGTCCAATTAATATTGGACTTATACAAAAACTAGTTTCCGAAACTTTTGCTATACCTATAGAAGACCTTCTATCCCAAAATAGATCAGCAGAGCTCGCTTTAGCACGTCAGATAGCAATGTATATTGCTAGAAATAAAACATCGGAGAGTTTACAACAAATAGGATATGCTTTTAATAAAAAAGATCACACCACAGTTATTCATGCTTGTAAAAAAATAGAAGGTCTTTTGGAGAAAGATCTTCGCGTTCGTTCATTTGTGGATAACATTGTAAGTAAGTTGTAGAATCTTTGTTGTTTTTCTGTGAATAATTATTGAGTTATAAACATGTTTTTTTAGTTTTTCTTTTTTTTGTGAATTTTGTGGATTTCTTTCTTAATTATTTGTTTTGTTATCCACCTTTATAATAAAGGCCTATACTTATTTTTTTATATTTTTCCACATATACACGCTCCCTACTGTTACTGTTACTATTTTTTTATATAATAAAATAAAAGAAATAATAGAGGAGGTCGCCCTATGAAGTTAGAAATTAACAAAAAACAATTCCTTCAAAGTTGGAGTCTTGCAGAAAGAAGTTCTTCTGCAACAAGTACTATGAGTATCCTTTCTTCTGTATTAATAAAGGCTTCTTTTGATGAAGTTACTCTTCATGCTACTGATATTAGAACTTCTATTGTTTGTAAAGCAGAAGGAGTAACGGTAATAGAGCCGGGGGAAGCGGTTTTTCCAATAAAAATGGTTGGAGATCTTTTTAAAAAAGCACCAGGAGATGAATACTTAGTTTCTGTAGAAGAAGGAAGAGTTATATTAACAGCGGGGCGCAGTAAGTATAAATTTAGTACTTTTCCAGTAAGAGAGTTTCCTACATTACCTGAATCAAAAGATGCTAAATATTTTTGTTCTATATACGCAGGTGATTTTCTAAAGG
Proteins encoded in this region:
- the dnaA gene encoding chromosomal replication initiator protein DnaA; translated protein: MSKELDNIWNEFTSYCVERLSDIDSAVKTYLDTCLPLSLEDGVLVLDVPTPFAREQIKKRFLPQMKELLQETRFGSDINIVVSEDIKKDTEAEVRAVAVTESGRISTKKNGLNPNYIFSTFVVGKSNRLADAACLAAAEAPGAAYNPLFIWGKVGLGKTHLMHAIGNHVQENKTDAKILYVTAENFTNDFISAIRNKSFAFEDFRSRYRNLDVLMIDDVQFLGIGDKGATQEELFHVFNTLYNAKKQIVISCDSPPKEINGIEERLVSRFGCGLVADIQPPDLETRMAILQQKAEDKKYNIPEDVIIFIAQNIPSNIRELEGALNKTVACSEFNNEPMSIENVSLWLKDLLRDSNSGPINIGLIQKLVSETFAIPIEDLLSQNRSAELALARQIAMYIARNKTSESLQQIGYAFNKKDHTTVIHACKKIEGLLEKDLRVRSFVDNIVSKL